A section of the Mesorhizobium loti genome encodes:
- a CDS encoding ABC transporter substrate-binding protein, translating to MKHFSRIFAAAAVSLATAIPAYAETTLTVHYPMPGFFKNVMDTISKKFMEENPDIKIQFASPSATYEEGIQTILRQAGTDEMPDITFIGLNRLRMLNERDVAVDLGPLVKKEGNMAELGFSDTILKLAQVNGKQVGLAFATSNPIMYYNADLVKAAGGDPDNPPKTWDEVIALGGKIKALGNGVDGIDFRWQGDDWMFSALLFGAGGKMLNEDESKVAFNGPEGEKAVEILERMVKEGGMPVFTKPAGEQAFAAGKVGFEFQTTGALVNTIKNVGDKFTLRTAKIPLIDPVNGRLPTGGNAVVILTKDTAKQEAAWKFAKFAAGPYGASVVVPGTGYVPNNELAAKSSDYLGDFYKKNPLFQAGLSQMPLMVPWYAFPGTNGVKVTQTIVDNLSRIVDQSASPKEALTDAASDVEGMLPTQ from the coding sequence ATGAAGCATTTTTCCAGGATTTTCGCCGCGGCGGCGGTGTCGCTGGCGACGGCCATTCCGGCCTATGCCGAGACGACGCTGACGGTTCACTACCCGATGCCCGGCTTCTTCAAGAACGTGATGGACACGATCTCGAAGAAGTTCATGGAGGAAAACCCCGATATCAAGATCCAGTTCGCCAGCCCGTCGGCGACCTATGAAGAAGGCATCCAGACCATTCTTCGCCAGGCCGGCACCGACGAGATGCCCGACATCACCTTCATCGGCCTCAACCGCCTGCGCATGCTGAACGAACGCGACGTTGCCGTCGATCTCGGCCCGTTGGTCAAGAAGGAAGGCAACATGGCGGAGCTCGGCTTCTCCGACACGATCCTGAAGCTGGCGCAGGTCAACGGCAAGCAGGTCGGCCTGGCCTTCGCCACCTCCAACCCGATCATGTATTACAACGCCGACCTGGTGAAGGCGGCCGGCGGCGATCCGGACAATCCGCCCAAGACCTGGGACGAGGTGATCGCGCTCGGCGGCAAGATCAAGGCGCTCGGCAATGGTGTCGACGGCATCGACTTCCGCTGGCAGGGCGATGACTGGATGTTCTCGGCGCTGCTGTTCGGCGCCGGTGGCAAGATGCTGAACGAGGACGAAAGCAAGGTCGCCTTCAACGGACCCGAAGGCGAGAAGGCGGTGGAGATCCTGGAACGGATGGTGAAGGAGGGCGGCATGCCGGTCTTCACCAAGCCGGCGGGCGAGCAGGCTTTCGCGGCCGGCAAGGTCGGCTTCGAATTCCAGACCACCGGTGCGCTGGTCAACACCATCAAGAATGTGGGCGACAAGTTCACGCTGCGCACCGCCAAGATCCCGCTGATCGATCCGGTCAACGGCCGTCTGCCGACCGGCGGCAACGCCGTGGTCATCCTGACCAAGGATACGGCCAAGCAGGAGGCTGCCTGGAAGTTCGCGAAATTCGCCGCCGGCCCCTATGGCGCTTCCGTCGTCGTGCCGGGCACCGGCTATGTCCCCAACAACGAGCTGGCGGCGAAATCTTCAGACTATCTCGGCGATTTCTACAAGAAGAACCCGCTGTTCCAGGCCGGGCTCAGCCAGATGCCGCTGATGGTTCCGTGGTACGCCTTCCCGGGCACCAACGGGGTGAAGGTCACGCAGACGATCGTCGACAATCTGTCGCGCATCGTCGACCAGTCGGCCTCGCCCAAGGAAGCGCTCACGGACGCGGCCAGCGACGTCGAAGGCATGCTGCCGACGCAGTAA